One window of the Podospora pseudopauciseta strain CBS 411.78 chromosome 4, whole genome shotgun sequence genome contains the following:
- a CDS encoding hypothetical protein (COG:U; EggNog:ENOG503NY96): MERRSLSHRRLPSDPEFDRFPGPSRAATRSDGPSSQPSPSNEFTVPKTIEPEYVEGFKLAALLASVTVVVFLMMLDTSILATAIPRITDEFESLEDVGWYAAIYQLASAALQPLTGKIYQKFSTQWTFITFFAIFEIGSAICGASVASWMLITGRAIAGIGGAGLINGALTILGTSVSMSRRPTYTGIMMGFSQLGIIAGPLVGGAFTSYVSWRWCFYINLPIGALVIVALSFVHIPDAFQKRRAMDVLRRIYIELDLLGFALLAPAAVQLMLALSWGGDKYPWNSPIIIGLFSGAGATTIVFLVWDWYLGDVALVPLSLVTQRQVWTSAITNCFLLFIIYVASFFLPIYFQAVHGATPIMSGVYVMASIVSQLILAVIVGPLVQKTGYVIPYTIFSASIGAVSNGLCSTFSPTTPPVQYILYQILGGIGRGAGMQMPLLAIQAILPPQDIAMGTCILVFVQNLGISILLAGANTIFGETLQNELSQAVPYSREILQAGATRFREVVKEGDLDVVLEAWSRSIGKVFYMAAAAGGVAVFTALGMGWVDIRKGKAGGRGRGPEGDLEDD; this comes from the exons ATGGAGAGAAGGTCGCTTTCCCATCGCCGTCTGCCTTCAGATCCAGAATTCGATAGATTCCCCGGTCCTTCAAGAGCTGCGACAAGAAGCGACGGCCCCTCAAGTCAGCCAAGTCCCTCGAATGAGTTCACCGTGCCCAAGACTATTGAGCCCGAATATGTCGAAGGATTCAAGCTGGCCGCCTTGCTGGCCTCTGTCACAGTCGTTGTCTTTTTGATGATGCTTGATacctccatcctcgccacTGCA ATACCTCGCATTACGGATGAGTTCGAATCCCTCGAAGACGTCGGATGGTATGCCGCCATCTACCAACTCGCCAGCGCcgcccttcaacccctcacaGGCAAGATTTACCAGAAGTTCAGCACCCAATGGACCTTCATCACCTTCTTCGCGATCTTCGAGATTGGTTCTGCCATCTGCGGCGCCTCAGTCGCCTCCTGGATGCTCATCACTGGTCGCGCTATCGCCGGGATCGGGGGGGCGGGCCTCATCAACGGAGCTCTCACCATCCTCGGAACATCAGTATCCATGAGTCGGCGGCCAACATACACCGGAATCATGATGGGCTTCTCGCAGCTTGGCATCATTGCTGGTCCCCTCGTTGGTGGAGCCTTCACCTCTTACGTTTCCTGGCGCTGGTGCTTCtacatcaacctcccaatCGGCGCTCTTGTCATCGTTGCGCTCTCCTTTGTCCACATACCAGACGCCTTCCAGAAACGGCGCGCTATGGACGTCCTTCGTCGCATCTACATCGAGCTCGACCTCCTCGGATTCGCACTGCTAGCACCCGCAGCTGTCCAACTGATGCTAGCGCTGTCATGGGGCGGTGACAAATACCCATGGaactcccccatcatcattggCCTCTTCTCCGGAGCTGGCGCAACGACGATAGTCTTCCTCGTCTGGGACTGGTACCTCGGCGACGTAGCCCTCGTCCCACTCTCCCTCGTTACCCAACGACAAGTCTGGACCAGCGCCATCACAAActgcttcctcctcttcatcatctacGTCGCGAGTTTCTTTTTGCCAATATACTTCCAAGCCGTCCACGGCGCAACCCCCATCATGTCAGGCGTGTACGTCATGGCCAGCATCGTCAGCCAGCTCATCCTAGCTGTCATCGTCGGTCCGCTTG TTCAAAAAACGGGCTATGTAATCCCCTACACcatcttctccgcctccatcGGTGCCGTCTCCAACGGTCTCTGctcaaccttctcccccaccacgcCTCCAGTGCAGTACATCCTCTACCAAATCCTCGGCGGCATCGGCCGCGGCGCGGGAATGCAGATGCCCCTCCTAGCAATCCAAGCCATCCTCCCGCCGCAGGACATAGCAATGGGGACATGCATCCTGGTCTTTGTCCAAAACCTCGGTatctccatcctccttgCTGGAGCTAACACCATATTTGGGGAAACCCTTCAAAATGAACTATCCCAAGCAGTTCCGTACAGCAGGGAGATCCTCCAAGCGGGCGCGACGAGATTTAGGGAGGTGGTCAAAGAGGGGGATTTGGAT
- a CDS encoding hypothetical protein (EggNog:ENOG503P2N0; COG:S) — METASSSSTTTTNGSVNGMPAPYGRACTNCARAKCRCIYRTGGADCERCHRLRKECIPSVSVRKRNGKRTHVSRAAQLEAKLEDLVSLLRHQAGPGGTAPSPGEPSVASSTPAPSTRSAASVAGDHSPHPVPVAVLPPQLPDCHPAHGKGRPTPVARGTLLGSVFEPQDVGPRSPTPPPVEPPAIPYCTYQPSPFEAADGLVTFRKYMLIFLPFVYLPSNMTEQRLRKTYPFLWFSIMTVTSKNADRRLVMSESIKKFIAQKMVMEHEKSLDLLFGLLVIMGWTHYHIKREKPILSLLASLAKSLVFDLGLNKVPSEPYISACLKTAFHPPPREKTMEERRAVLACFLLTSQISHSLKRLDALTWTSHMEESLQFLTQRHEWEGDDLLVAQVKIQLIVEQLNRATSQSIDNAPPSYYLSALHTQLTNVKTQLPSHLQQNDTILSHISYTELAIHEAAVAKPRISPTTTVPDLQRYAAMEACLNAIKDWFDRHFSIPSYVYIGMTFSYWCHMAHCLLSLYRLSVLDDPAWDRRAVRNKLDLLRICDQLKLGFEELSAKRRLDSGPTIEEDGFTKFNMMLRTMKSGWVAELAAIDGVDLNGGGHHSSSVEQYLDAGNANELNLPLFHAEDPEAWMAGLFDMNWDP, encoded by the exons ATGGAGACAgcatcgtcctcctcaacgacgacaactaACGGCTCGGTTAATGGGATGCCGGCCCCGTACGGGAGGGCTTGCACAAACTGTGCGAGGGCGAAGTGCAGGTGTATCTACCGGACCGGCGGTGCCGACTGTGAGAG ATGTCATCGGTTACGGAAAGAGTGCATCCCATCGGTCTCGGTCAGGAAGAGAAATGGCAAGCGTACCCATGTCTCCCGTGCCGCCCAGCTTGAGGCTAAGCTAGAGGACCTTGTATCTCTTCTCCGTCATCAGGCCGGACCGGGTGGCACGGCTCCTTCTCCAGGTGAGCCGTCTGTTGCTTCTAGCACACCGGCACCAAGTACTCGTTCGGCGGCCAGTGTTGCGGGTGATCATTCACCACATCCAGTGCCAGTTGCTGTTTTGCCTCCCCAGCTACCAGATTGTCATCCGGCTCATGGAAAAGGCCGTCCAACGCCTGTCGCTCGCGGTACTCTCCTTGGCAGCGTATTTGAGCCTCAAGATGTGGGACCGCgctcaccaacacccccgccGGTCGAGCCGCCAGCCATACCGTATTGCACCTATCAGCCAAGTCCATTCGAGGCTGCTGATGGACTGGTGACGTTCAGAAAGTATATGTTGATCTTCCTCCCATTTGTATACCTGCCATCCAACATGACGGAGCAACGGCTTCGAAAAACATATCCCTTTTTGTGGTTCAGCATCATGACTGTCACCTCCAAGAACGCGGATCGACGTCTTGTGATGAGCGAGTCAATCAAGAAGTTCATTGCCCAGAAGATGGTCATGGAACATGAGAAGAGCTTAGACCTTCTTTTTGGCCTCTTGGTCATCATGGGCTG GACTCATTATCACATAAAGCGGGAAAAACCCATCCTTTCCCTTCTGGCATCGCTCGCAAAGTCATTAGTATTTGATCTTGGTTTGAACAAAGTTCCTAGTGAGCCGTACATTTCAGCGTGTTTGAAGACGGCcttccaccctccaccaAGAGAAAAGACGATGGAGGAACGACGAGCCGTGCTGGCGTGTTTCCTGCTCACATCTCAGATATCTCATTCCCTAAAGAGGCTGGACGCCCTAACCTGGACGTCTCACATGGAAGAAAGCTTACAGTTCCTTACCCAGCGGCACGAGTGGGAAGGGGATGATCTTTTGGTTGCTCAGGTCAAGATTCAACTCATCGTCGAGCAGCTCAACAGGGCCACATCACAGTCAATAGACAATGCGCCACCTTCGTACTATCTTTCGGCCCTCCACACTCAGCTTACCAACGTCAAGACCCAGCTCCCCAGTCATTTGCAACAAAACG ACACAATCCTCAGCCACATCTCCTACACCGAGCTCGCCATCCACGAAGCCGCCGTTGCCAAGCCCCGTatctccccaaccaccaccgtccccgaCCTCCAGCGCTACGCCGCCATGGAGGCCTGCCTCAACGCCATCAAAGACTGGTTCGACCGCCACTTCTCCATCCCGTCATACGTCTACATCGGCATGACGTTCAGCTACTGGTGCCACATGGCCCactgcctcctctccctctaccGGCTCTCCGTCCTCGACGACCCCGCCTGGGACCGCCGCGCCGTCCGCAACAAGCTCGACCTGCTACGGATCTGCGACCAGCTCAAGCTAGGCTTTGAGGAGCTCTCCGCCAAAAGAAGGCTAGACTCGGGCCCGACgatcgaggaggatgggttCACCAAGTTTAACATGATGCTGCGGACGATGAAGAGCGGGTGGGTGGCGGAGCTGGCGGCGATTGACGGGGTGGATCTGAACGGCGGGGGGCATCATTCGAGCTCGGTGGAACAGTACCTGGATGCGGGGAACGCGAATGAGCTGAACTTGCCGTTGTTTCATGCCGAGGATCCGGAGGCgtggatggcggggttgttcGATATGAATTGGGATCCTTAA
- a CDS encoding hypothetical protein (EggNog:ENOG503PYIH) — MKTGRLLLSVTVGVIARVDVVATVVRGRTVDPAIPPSNLPHEPIHHLSPRQDQEPDPPRRTTIITARTTITTRLSSRTPSPSSTTEDDDTTKTDDTQTTTSAVETSTTLSATETTSSAASASSSATGPPLPPSEEGSGLSPGTAAGIAAGAVAAVTFIALIIFLLWRKKKGGIRGAVVTADYPDTMNMVDNTKPQQYPEPTLPGDLSSRNGSVTNDEPFFHKDEYAFAAAGARRQSSFSPSQVGVAVGGSPGGQGQGQYGGYQREGQQQYGVYLPPLPTQEQQKFAMVGSPGQEQQQQQQHIAFAQTSPGQPQQQFAYAPNQGYYQQQQQQQQYIPSSQGGDLDANGVPYRPVSAFTAYPSPGHPVLPVSPLTPHRQSLGMASQASPHYPPHPSQPSRPPQGPENVASPNLPNFMIPGGIKSRAMSFSASQPQYEGEARQEWAAPLPPVPAMPTAVALTSPPLSPLRRNPV, encoded by the exons ATGAAGACCGGTCGATTGCTACTTTCGGTTACTGTGGGCGTGATAGCACGAGTTGATGTAGTAgcgacggtggtgagggggaggacggTGGAT CCCGCTATCCCACCAAGCAACCTCCCCCACgaacccatccaccacctgtCTCCCCGACAAGACCAAGAACCAGACCCCCCGCGAAGAACGACCATAATAACCGCCCgcacaaccatcaccacccgccTGTCCTCCCGAACcccatccccttcctccacaaCCGAAGATGACGATACGACAAAAACTGATGACACTCAAACAACCACCAGCGCGGTAGAAACCTCCACAACACTCAGCGCAACAgaaaccacctcctccgccgcaagcgcctcctcctccgcaactggaccaccccttcccccttcaGAAGAGGGAAGCGGTCTATCCCCCGGCACAGCAGCCGGGATAGCAGCCGGGGCAGTCGCAGCCGTCACTTTCAtcgccctcatcatcttcctcctctggcgCAAGAAAAAAGGCGGGATCCGCGGTGCAGTCGTCACGGCTGATTACCCTGACACGATGAACATGGTTGACAATACCAAGCCGCAGCAATACCCTGAACCGACCCTTCCAGGTGATCTCAGCAGTAGGAACGGTTCTGTCACAAACGATGAACCCTTCTTTCACAAAGACGAGTACGCATTCGCTGCCGCGGGCGCGAGGAGGCAGTCGAGTTTCTCTCCGTCGCAGGTTGGTGTAGCGGTGGGTGGGAGTCCgggggggcaggggcaggggcagtATGGGGGGTACCAACGGgaagggcagcagcagtatgGGGTTTACCTACCCCCCCTACCAACACAAGAACAACAGAAGTTTGCAATGGTAGGATCGCCGGGtcaagagcagcagcagcagcagcagcacattGCCTTTGCCCAGACTTCACCCGGccaaccccagcagcagtttGCTTATGCCCCGAATCAGGGATACtaccaacagcagcagcagcagcagcagtacaTCCCCTCCTCTCAAGGCGGTGACCTCGACGCAAACGGCGTGCCCTACCGCCCAGTAAGCGCCTTCACAGCTTATCCTTCCCCAGGGCACCCGGTCCTCCCGGTGTCGCCCCTGACGCCCCACCGGCAGTCGCTCGGTATGGCCTCACAGGCATCACCGCATTATCCGCCGCACCCATCACAGCCATCCCGACCACCACAGGGCCCAGAAAATGTTGCGAGCCCGAATCTACCCAACTTCATGATACCCGGGGGCATCAAGTCGAGAGCGATGAGTTTCAGCGCCTCACAGCCGCAGTATGAAGGGGAAGCAAGGCAAGAATGGGCagcaccactaccaccagTACCAGCAATGCCCACAGCCGTGGCTCTGACCTcaccccctctctctcccctaAGGAGAAACCCTGTATAG
- a CDS encoding hypothetical protein (EggNog:ENOG503PWTV), with the protein MSTIPRRSNSTNPRPGSSAFPRVPRSKLAPQPLDLKRSNTTAGTQSSQPQQEQTSRSTPYSSSASERIDPRAPLSPIPSSAGSRSTPYSSNLRERTDLRSSAAPRPLQTAQSLNRRPSNATETTTGHRRRPSLGGESIGQFASSRRPSAPDGHNRRPSASQQQQSSNTSPRRPSAPTHTRRPSGPTYQPQPQRHNLRPSAQQQNHGRRDGGGGGVGGRPPITQQVDQATKTQINQTYAVTMMASPYNPLPFFLPIPLGIAMLLTPSGKDVRGAGPAPMRAGTVGGRR; encoded by the coding sequence ATGTCTACAATCCCGCGCAGATCAAATTCTACCAATCCCCGTCCAGGGAGCTCTGCCTTCCCCAGAGTCCCCAGGAGCAAGCTTGCGCCCCAGCCATTAGACCTCAAGCGTTCAAACACCACAGCTGGAACCCAgtcatctcaacctcaacaggAACAGACGTCAAGGTCAACCCCCTACTCGTCATCAGCCAGTGAACGCATCGACCCCAGAGCACCCCTCTCACCTATCCCATCCTCTGCCGGCTCCCGCTCAACACCGTACTCCTCCAACCTAAGAGAGCGAACCGACCTCCGCTCTTCCGCAGCCCCCCGACCCCTCCAAACAGCCCAATCCCTCAACCGAAGGCCCTCTAACGCCACAGAAACCACCACAGGCCATAGGCGACGTCCCTCTCTAGGAGGGGAGTCGATCGGCCAATTCGCCTCCAGTCGGCGCCCTTCAGCACCAGACGGGCACAACCGGCGCCCTTCCGcttctcaacaacagcagtcCAGTAACACCTCCCCACGAAGACCCTCGGCACCAACCCATACCCGTCGCCCCTCTGGACCAACCTACCAGCCCCAACCACAACGGCACAATCTTCGTCCTTCAGCACAGCAACAAAATCATGGGCGGAGggatggcggtggaggaggggtaggGGGCAGACCGCCGATAACCCAGCAGGTGGACCAGGCGACAAAGACGCAGATTAACCAGACTTATGCGGTTACTATGATGGCTAGTCCGTATAACCCTTTGCCGTTCTTTTTGCCGATTCCTTTGGGGATTGCGATGCTTTTGACGCCGAGCGGGAAGGATGTGAGGGGGGCGGGGCCGGCGCCAATGAGAGCTGGGACTGTGGGTGGGAGGCGATGA
- a CDS encoding hypothetical protein (EggNog:ENOG503PUIJ): MGPKGEGRKTTPLPTPTWNFAKVASEVEESGNSTNSPLKYHTGGIDDVKHDLLALKKGEVYSRDEFYNRVKAWYKAEIDRVLLLEDHKRAREENHGTRAYCGLSEPDGVDCLLPPRSSTDKVQAPTRVQPSRAAKRKVAPTTAAPATKKRATGRKKKEDQLQYFPLVGGDYELDSYDRERAIIRCDGFFKNAPDNDVSIFILRVSRYIASETTLIHTNGYIRRRKAGNLRCALDSALKRKKYKLPKESKFQSAAVVLPDEDWVDEDQWGPRLPPFPNAGKTYLVEEFLEASKSTAEIPVPEVEMEISPTLGKWPSSGETRGGSRRRKSVDLRLWCPTEEVGQAREKRDKELKSNPKRAILEKLERDCT, from the exons ATGGGTCctaaaggagaaggaagaaaaacGACGCCTCTTCCCACGCCAACATGGAATTTCGCCAAGGTTGCTAGTGAGGTCGAAGAGTCAGGCAACTCCACGAACTCGCCTCTCAAGTACCACACTGGCGGTATAGATGACGTGAAGCACGACTTGCTCGCCCTTAAGAAGGGCGAGGTATACTCACGAGACGAGTTCTACAACCGAGTCAAGGCCTGGTACAAGGCGGAGATCGACCGTGTCCTCTTGCTGGAAGACCACAAGAGG GCGCGCGAAGAAAATCACGGGACAAGAGCCTATTGCGGTCTCTCAGAACCAGACGGCGTAGACTGTCTGCTACCTCCACGCTCGAGCACAGATAAAGTCCAAGCCCCAACGCGAGTCCAACCCTCCAGGGCAGCAAAGCGTAAAGTAGCTCCTACTACCGCTGCCCCAGCCACCAAGAAGCGAGCCACTGgccgaaagaaaaaggaggaccAGTTACAGTACTTCCCCTTGGTGGGAGGTGATTACGAACTTGACTCGTACGATCG GGAGCGTGCCATCATCCGCTGTGATGGATTCTTCAAAAACGCCCCCGACAACGACGTatccatcttcatcctccgcGTCTCGCGCTATATCGCCAGCGAAACCACCCTGATCCACACGAACGGCTACATCCGCAGGCGAAAGGCAGGGAATCTCCGCTGCGCCTTGGATTCCGCTCtcaagagaaaaaagtaCAAGTTGCCAAAAGAGAGCAAATTCCAATccgcggcggtggtgctCCCTGACGAGGACTGGGTTGACGAGGACCAGTGGGGGCCACGTCTCCCACCTTTCCCAAATGCAGGGAAGACCTACCTCGTGGAAGAGTTCTTGGAAGCCAGTAAGTCCACCGCTGAAATTCCGGTCCCGGAGGTCGAGATGGAGATTAGTCCTACGCTGGGGAAGTGGCCGTCTTCTGGTGAGACGCGTGGAGGCAGCCGGAGAAGGAAATCTGTAGACCTTAGGTTGTGGTGTCCGACTGAAGAGGTTGGTCAagcgagggagaagagggataAGGAGTTGAAGAGTAATCCGAAGAGGGCGATATTGGAGAAGTTGGAGAGGGATTGCACG TGA
- a CDS encoding hypothetical protein (EggNog:ENOG503P73I) — protein sequence MTTSTSPYARTPEFPSYSRQPEGHPSDMSRQHGNRQSPHPKMATSKGEPDPLVQNYAHILELKQRRKVDEQQLRLKLDNKKMDLDSWFRTDRERYLALEGHPELLNGIVKLLKEVNQFKARDLDREYDEELAALRKRYEEMEASQWQNVLNIDVPPPSTSGPPPLPASERPQPPILSSSTAPPNNPHGPLMAPSVSGYPRGFVGSSEPVRHGPLTIAPHYPPTMRSSLEPPPQTNGSREPPVSSMHAHPAPVSSSMRNMYHPMPQMTPPQPQLTSNGRRILPGAPTTNGWHRNPSYGPAMYSTPPGRMPPLHPTYPKSDGPTNPSAHERQVLPPILPPQLHRPGPVEEGQQPKRKATLTDSAPPDVKRAKQDHTPSSADLERATPTASEDVRPQRTVQFSEVWGGGNPEYKHIIIQFPDGGDYYILRCEEHGVNFGEHPLRGAAKHLASAQHGRMSKEHTQAIRTLGWIVEGCDFKLMEMNNRMVIEAFKNGYKPFNANQLNKTERAKKGFPQLDKNGTPMNSPLSAAASRQRKAASGIANPAPAGLYTGYCTADQKQHPVVILPWDEENLNSAGLLELTLESAGLFSGPLPKCYEYDRDDKGQVRRIKGWAEGYGIGGPLVKKREFPVLIIDSDDRQSWQLGWIEAKYLTPFDFGDTSEIPHSAVAREYYAKTIRKYPTYDDLRQDMTARGQPVGPAQTPLPKKMADSPSPSASVSFPSSTAGLATAQPATSQPLQQHDVEMADVGSDSDQESVAKSMSNSTNDIDMATADSRRTSVSNPDEGTETEKELPHPSAQAIAAQALINLETPARSTGFTAINSRSAASSAEPPSRQSPVPGASTERRRVEKIHARSKNVLATTQPATPIVSPQPMSSIVVNTGVANGQKPDRAESAPVHQSTTTAERDQERAQSESLTPASLTTPATPAFVYHLPSVEPVPPQQQEYPTPLPSATESASAPTVSLASARETSPSAGPLATPSASEAYGPSEFPVKTSFPVIKTEAGEEPETFTIGVIRAGDEEIFNSKIAGTLLSIEDDHTTGVLKAVLGSPEAVSSFQIDPKQIKTAARSMRGEGGSCEVTIEFIGDKTLTLVFELGRVNIEERLESGKIQARRFCRRLLAWNKAVECPSIANAP from the exons AtgaccacctcaacctcaccataTGCGAGGACTCCAGAGTTCCCTTCCTACAGCCGGCAACCTGAGGGCCATCCATCAGATATGTCTCGGCAGCATGGGAATCGACAAAGCCCACACCCCAAAATGGCTACCTCCAAGGGGGAACCAGATCCCCTCGTGCAAAACTATGCGCACATTTTGGAACTGAAGCAGCGTCGCAAGGTCGATGAGCAGCAGTTGCGCCTGAAGCTTGATAACAAGAAGATGGACCTCGACTCGTGGTTTCGGACTGACCGAGAAAGGTATCTCGCCTTGGAGGGGCATCCTGAACTTCTCAATGGGATAGTGAAGCTTTTGAAGGAAGTAAACCAGTTCAAGGCCAGGGATCTGGACCGCGAATATGACGAGGAACTGGCTGCCCTGAGGAAACGCTATGAAGAAATGGAGGCCAGCCAGTGGCAGAACGTGTTGAATATCGATGTGCCGCCGCCTTCCACGTCGGGGCCGCCTCCT CTGCCTGCTTCCGAAAGGCCGCAGCCGCCCATCTTGTCATCCTCTACCGCCCCGCCTAACAATCCACATGGGCCGCTCATGGCTCCAAGCGTGTCTGGTTATCCCAGAGGCTTCGTTGGTTCCTCGGAGCCTGTCAGACACGGGCCTCTGACGATTGCACCACACTACCCCCCGACAATGCGCTCGTCTTTGGAGCCTCCACCCCAGACCAATGGGTCCCGAGAACCCCCGGTATCATCCATGCATGCCCACCCAGCGCCAGTCTCGTCTTCCATGCGGAATATGTACCATCCCATGCCACAGATGACTCCCCCACAGCCACAGCTAACAAGTAATGGCCGTCGTATTCTTCCAGGAGCGCCAACAACAAATGGCTGGCACAGGAACCCTAGTTACGGTCCTGCCATGTACTCTACACCTCCAGGCAGAATGCCACCGCTCCATCCGACATACCCCAAGAGTGACGGACCCACCAACCCTTCGGCCCATGAACGCCAGGTTCTGCCTCcgatcctcccccctcagcTGCATCGTCCTGGTCCGGTAGAGGAAGGACAGCAGCCCAAGAGAAAGGCCACCCTTACCGACTCGGCTCCCCCAGACGTCAAACGAGCCAAGCAAGATCACACACCCAGCAGTGCTGATCTCGAGCGCGCAACTCCCACCGCCAGTGAGGATGTCCGTCCGCAGCGGACAGTCCAGTTTAGTGAGGTGTGGGGAGGCGGCAACCCAGAGTACAAGCACATTATTATCCAGTTCCCCGATGGTGGAGATTACTATATCCTTCGCTGCGAGGAGCACGGCGTCAACTTTGGAGAACACCCACTCCGAGGGGCTGCGAAGCATTTGGCTAGTGCTCAACACGGGAGGATGTCTAAAGAGCACACGCAGGCTATCAGAACTCTGGGTTGGATTGTGGAAGGATGCGACTTCAAGTTGATGGAGATGAACAACAGGATGGTCATTGAAGCCTTCAAGAATGGCTACAAGCCCTTCAACGCCAACCAGCTCAACAAGACTGAGCGGGCAAAGAAGGGCTTCCCTCAGCTTGACAAGAATGGAACCCCCATGAACAGCCCCCTGAGCGCAGCCGCCTCCAGACAGCGGAAGGCGGCTTCTGGGATTGCGAATCCAGCACCGGCTGGGCTGTATACAGGATATTGTACTGCCGATCAAAAGCAACACCCTGTTGTGATTTTGCCGTGGGACGAGGAGAATCTGAACTCGGCTGGTCTGTTGGAGCTCACCCTGGAGAGCGCTGGCTTGTTTTCCGGTCCGCTTCCAAAGTGTTACGAGTATGACCGTGATGACAAGGGTCAAGTGAGGAGGATCAAAGGATGGGCCGAAGGGTACGGGATTGGCGGCCCCCTCGTGAAGAAGCGGGAATTTCCAGTGCTCATCATCGATAGCGATGACCG GCAAAGCTGGCAACTTGGATGGATTGAGGCCAAATACCTGACTCCTTTTGATTTTGGCGATACTTCTGAGATTCCCCACTCGGCGGTGGCGCGAGAGTACTACGCCAAAACCATTCGAAAGTACCCAACTTACGATGATCTTCGACAAGATATGACTGCGAGGGGACAGCCCGTCGGCCCTGCCCAGACCCCGTTGCCAAAGAAAATGGCGGATAGCCCGTCTCCGTCCGCATCCGTGTCTTTTCCGTCTTCGACCGCTGGCTTGGCCACCGCACAGCCGGCGACTTCGCAACCCTTGCAGCAACACGACGTGGAGATGGCGGATGTTGGTTCGGATTCAGACCAAGAATCTGTTGCCAAATCAATGTCCAACTCTACCAATGACATCGACATGGCAACTGCTGACAGTCGCCGGACGAGCGTGTCTAATCCCGACGAAGGCACAGAGACCGAGAAGGAGTTGCCACACCCCAGTGCGCAAGCCATTGCCGCCCAGGCCCTCATCAATCTCGAGACGCCTGCACGGAGCACTGGCTTCACAGCCATCAACTCACGGAGCGCCGCGTCCAGCGCAGAGCCACCCTCCCGACAGAGCCCAGTCCCCGGAGCGTCTACCGAAAGAAGGCGAGTGGAGAAAATCCATGCCCGGAGTAAGAATGTGCTTGCCACAACTCAACCAGCGACTCCCATCGTATCGCCACAGCCCATGTCGTCCATCGTCGTCAACACCGGTGTGGCAAATGGTCAGAAGCCAGACAGGGCCGAATCAGCCCCGGTCCACCAGAGTACGACGACGGCCGAGCGAGACCAGGAGCGCGCTCAGAGCGAATCCCTGACTCCTGCCTCACTGACGACTCCCGCCACACCGGCCTTTGTGTACCACTTGCCATCTGTTGAGCCTGTtccaccgcagcagcaggagtatccaacccccctcccatcgGCAACCGAGTCCGCGTCAGCCCCAACCGTATCCTTGGCCAGCGCAAGGGAGACTTCCCCTAGTGCTGGACCTCTGGCAACGCCCTCTGCCAGCGAGGCTTATGGTCCTAGCGAGTTCCCGGTGAAGACATCTTTCCCCGTGATCAAGACAGAAGCGGGCGAAGAGCCGGAAACATTCACAATTGGTGTGATTCGAGCGGGCGACGAAGAAATATTCAACTCAAAGATCGCCGGCACCCTTTTGTCCATTGAAGACGATCATACTACCGGGGTTCTGAAAGCTGTCCTGGGGTCACCAGAAGCTGTCTCGTCTTTCCAAATCGACCCCAAGCAGATCAAGACTGCGGCTCGGTCCATGCGTGGCGAGGGAGGCAGCTGCGAGGTCACGATCGAGTTCATTGGGGATAAAACGCTGACACTGGTGTTTGAACTGGGTAGGGTCAATATTGAAGAACGCCTCGAGTCAGGAAAGATCCAAGCCAGGAGGTTTTGCCGGCGTCTGTTGGCCTGGAACAAGGCGGTAGAATGCCCCAGTATCGCCAACGCTCCGTGA